A stretch of Ipomoea triloba cultivar NCNSP0323 chromosome 11, ASM357664v1 DNA encodes these proteins:
- the LOC115996442 gene encoding shikimate kinase, chloroplastic-like isoform X1, with amino-acid sequence MEAKIARSLQLSPWISSENRLPKSNGSLSFSKCQTKHQRSQMLISCDFQPIKAKSWHRPCLLTASCSSQNSQAFIMESENSLPSHDEVQVLKSKSEEIEPYLSGRCIYLVGMMGSGKTTVGKIIAEALGYTFFDCDTLIEQAVGGTSVAEIFKLHGEGFFRDNETEVLRKLSLMREVVVSTGGGAVVRPINWRYMHKGISVWLDVPVDALARRISTVGTHSRPLLHNESGDIYAKTLKRLSTLLDEREDAYANAKARVCLENIAAKNGCIDLCTITPTEIAIEALVQIENLLKKESREVH; translated from the exons ATGGAGGCAAAAATTGCAAGGAGTTTGCAACTCTCCCCATGGATTAGTTCAGAAAATAGACTACCAAAGTCCAATGGCTCGCTAAGTTTTTCCAAGTGTCAGACCAAACATCAGAGAAGTCAGATGTTAATTTCCTGTGACTTTCAACCTATAAAAGCCAAGAGTTGGCATAGACCATGTTTGCTGACGGCTTCATGTTCTTCTCAAAATTCTCAAG CTTTTATTATGGAATCTGAAAACTCTCTACCATCCCATGATGAAGTTCAAGTTTTGAAG AGTAAGTCAGAAGAGATTGAACCGTACCTAAGCGGGCGATGCATATATCTTGTTG GAATGATGGGCTCTGGCAAAACAACCGTTGGCAAAATTATTGCAGAGGCACTTGGCTATACATTTTTTGACTG CGATACACTTATAGAGCAAGCTGTTGGTGGAACAAGTGTTGCTGAAATCTTTAAGCTACACGGCGAGGGCTTCTTCAGAGACAATGAG ACAGAGGTCTTGCGCAAGCTTTCTTTGATGCGTGAGGTTGTTGTTTCCACTGGTGGGGGTGCGGTTGTTCGTCCCATTAACTG GAGATATATGCACAAGGGCATTAGTGTCTGGTTAGATGTGCCTGTGGATGCCTTAGCTAGGAGAATTTCAACAGTTGGAACTCATTCCCGGCCCTTATTACATAATGAATCTGGGGACATTTATGCCAAG ACTCTCAAACGTTTGTCTACACTTCTGGACGAAAGGGAGGATGCATATGCCAATGCCAAAGCTAGGGTTTGCCTAGAAA ATATTGCAGCAAAAAACGGTTGCATTGATCTTTGCACTATCACTCCTACGGAGATTGCTATTGAG GCACTTGTACAAATTGAAAACTTGTTGAAGAAAGAAAGTAGAGAAGTGCATTGA
- the LOC115996442 gene encoding shikimate kinase, chloroplastic-like isoform X2 encodes MEAKIARSLQLSPWISSENRLPKSNGSLSFSKCQTKHQRSQMLISCDFQPIKAKSWHRPCLLTASCSSQNSQAFIMESENSLPSHDEVQVLKSKSEEIEPYLSGRCIYLVGMMGSGKTTVGKIIAEALGYTFFDCDTLIEQAVGGTSVAEIFKLHGEGFFRDNETEVLRKLSLMREVVVSTGGGAVVRPINWRYMHKGISVWLDVPVDALARRISTVGTHSRPLLHNESGDIYAKTLKRLSTLLDEREDAYANAKARVCLENIAAKNGCIDVCTITPTEIAIEALVQIENLLKKESREVH; translated from the exons ATGGAGGCAAAAATTGCAAGGAGTTTGCAACTCTCCCCATGGATTAGTTCAGAAAATAGACTACCAAAGTCCAATGGCTCGCTAAGTTTTTCCAAGTGTCAGACCAAACATCAGAGAAGTCAGATGTTAATTTCCTGTGACTTTCAACCTATAAAAGCCAAGAGTTGGCATAGACCATGTTTGCTGACGGCTTCATGTTCTTCTCAAAATTCTCAAG CTTTTATTATGGAATCTGAAAACTCTCTACCATCCCATGATGAAGTTCAAGTTTTGAAG AGTAAGTCAGAAGAGATTGAACCGTACCTAAGCGGGCGATGCATATATCTTGTTG GAATGATGGGCTCTGGCAAAACAACCGTTGGCAAAATTATTGCAGAGGCACTTGGCTATACATTTTTTGACTG CGATACACTTATAGAGCAAGCTGTTGGTGGAACAAGTGTTGCTGAAATCTTTAAGCTACACGGCGAGGGCTTCTTCAGAGACAATGAG ACAGAGGTCTTGCGCAAGCTTTCTTTGATGCGTGAGGTTGTTGTTTCCACTGGTGGGGGTGCGGTTGTTCGTCCCATTAACTG GAGATATATGCACAAGGGCATTAGTGTCTGGTTAGATGTGCCTGTGGATGCCTTAGCTAGGAGAATTTCAACAGTTGGAACTCATTCCCGGCCCTTATTACATAATGAATCTGGGGACATTTATGCCAAG ACTCTCAAACGTTTGTCTACACTTCTGGACGAAAGGGAGGATGCATATGCCAATGCCAAAGCTAGGGTTTGCCTAGAAA ATATTGCAGCAAAAAACGGTTGCATTGATGTTTGCACTATCACTCCTACGGAGATTGCCATTGAG GCACTTGTACAAATTGAAAACTTGTTGAAGAAAGAAAGTAGAGAAGTGCATTGA